The region CATCTTCACGTCCGAAGGCTGGTCCTCCCATGAAGCTTTCTCAGAGGCGGACGTCGTCAAGCTTTCCTCAGTTTCCTTGGCTTTGTCCTTTCCCTCGCGATGGTCGCGCGTGCCTCCGCGTTGCGCATCCTGAGGCAGGGACATGGTGGTGTTCGGCTTCGAGGTATCCATGGCGAACACAGCCGGGATGCCTATTGCAATGATTGCGGCGAGCGTAATCGTCGAACCAAGCGTGATCGGGCGGAGTGCCTCCAACGGGTGTGCGCGGAATTGCTTCAGGGGCCCGAACACGCCATTGCGACGGATTGGGTTCTCAAACATGGTCCAGCTCAGCGCAGCAAGTGCAGTCGAAAGCACAAACACGAGGATGGAGGACCACACGCGGTGATCCTGCAACCACGCATCCGGCATGAAGTAAATCACCGGCATGTGCCACAGGTAAATACCGTAGGAGCGTTCGCCGATCCAGCGAAGCGGCTCCCAGCTGAAAATGGTCGTCCAGGGGCCGCGCGCCCCAATGACTGAGTAGATAGCAGCAACTGACGCAAGGTTCAGAAGCAGGATCCCACCCTTGTACAAGAACATGTTTTCCTGCGCGACGAGCATGCTCAGCGCGAAGATGCCGCCGAAGCCGAGGGTGCCAACAACGGTGCTCAGAACAGGGGAGGAACCAATGTTCTTACCGGCGTGCTTCCGTGAGGAAACCACGATTGCTAAGACCGCGCCGAGGAGCAGCCCGCCCGCGCGGGTATCGGTGCCCTCGTAGACGCGAGTCGCGTCGATAGAAGGATCAGCGAGCACCCACATCCAGATAAAGGAAGCTCCGGCGAGCACCGTGGTCACGACGGCGACAATCCACCCACGACGGAACACCCTCAGCAGCACCCACAGCAACAGCGGCCACAAGAGATAAAATTGTTCCTCGATCGCCAGTGACCACATATGGTCCAGCGGACCGGGGCCATTGAACTGATCGAAGTACGATGAACCGACGGCGATGTTATGCCAGTTGTTCACGTAGAAAATGGAGCTCAACGCTTCAAACGAGCGGTCACGAAGGTTGCCCGCATCGAACGCGACGGAAAGAATCACGACTGCCAACACTGTGGTCAGCATCGCAGGTATGAGACGGCGGAAACGCCTGACCCAAAACGTCTTCAGGTGCAGCGAGTTATCCCGGTAGTGCCCACGCATGAGGTTAAGCGTGATCAAGTACCCCGAGAGGGTGAAGAACACGCCCACGCCTAGCAGGCCACCGCTGAACCCAGGGAGGTTGAGGTGGTACGCGATAACCAGCATGACCGCTAGCGTTCGGATCCCGTCGAGGGCGGGGACATAGCGGTGAGAACCTGATATTGGGGGCGGCATGGGATGGCGACCTTCCTGGAGTGCGACAAACGTACAGAAGTATAGCGCTGCCAGAAAGATGGACATGAATTGTGGTGCAGATTGCTGCAGAGGCCACGCTCAGTGGCGTGATCCGGACAAATTCTTTGGGCGCATGGAA is a window of Corynebacterium pseudogenitalium DNA encoding:
- a CDS encoding acyltransferase family protein, with translation MPPPISGSHRYVPALDGIRTLAVMLVIAYHLNLPGFSGGLLGVGVFFTLSGYLITLNLMRGHYRDNSLHLKTFWVRRFRRLIPAMLTTVLAVVILSVAFDAGNLRDRSFEALSSIFYVNNWHNIAVGSSYFDQFNGPGPLDHMWSLAIEEQFYLLWPLLLWVLLRVFRRGWIVAVVTTVLAGASFIWMWVLADPSIDATRVYEGTDTRAGGLLLGAVLAIVVSSRKHAGKNIGSSPVLSTVVGTLGFGGIFALSMLVAQENMFLYKGGILLLNLASVAAIYSVIGARGPWTTIFSWEPLRWIGERSYGIYLWHMPVIYFMPDAWLQDHRVWSSILVFVLSTALAALSWTMFENPIRRNGVFGPLKQFRAHPLEALRPITLGSTITLAAIIAIGIPAVFAMDTSKPNTTMSLPQDAQRGGTRDHREGKDKAKETEESLTTSASEKASWEDQPSDVKMSCEKVIHVGDSTSIGMFDINQLPEGAVTAIDRYLDAGASEVDTSVFGARATNQGFNGNGENYPSAIESVQQLLAQGAADDGTCWVIATGVNDAANADAARSYGYDPTGELEANIRKMLDLLEGYRVMWPTAATGNPSNGYYANENMDEFNVALRKVAKERRDVVVYDWASEARSNLDWFLADDEVHYNATGNDIRGKHFAAALAHAFPKDIPVDAIPTDAEVTSKGPKL